One window of Nocardia sp. NBC_00508 genomic DNA carries:
- a CDS encoding peptidoglycan D,D-transpeptidase FtsI family protein, with translation MNTPLRRVAVAVMAMVVALLANATYVQVIKADDLRSDPRNSRVLLDEYSRQRGQISASGTVLASSVATEDRYKYLRTYPTDPEAYAPATGFYSMQYGSTGLERAEDSVLNGSDNKLFGSRLVDLVSGRDPRGGNVLTTLNPVMQQVAYDQMTSKGYTGSVVAIEPSTGKILTMVSTPSYDPNLLSGHDGARGTQAWETLSADPRHPMLNRAISQTYPPGSTFKVVVTAAALANGTATPDDQFTAAPNIELPGTTTKLENYNGSTCGPNPTASLFEAFRRSCNTAFAELGVKIGAANLEDEAAAFGVGPHRGIPMPVAESTVGPIPDNAALAQSSIGQRDVALTPLQNAVVAATIANGGVRMEPYLVDQLQGPDLSELSKTKPVSVGQAVSAEVASTLTNLMIASESNTAGGGQSRYQIASKTGTAEHGTNPRQTPPHAWYIAFAPAQNPKIAIAVIVENGGDRALAATGGSVAAPVARAVLDAGLRGG, from the coding sequence ATGAACACTCCACTACGGCGAGTCGCGGTCGCGGTGATGGCGATGGTCGTCGCGCTGCTGGCGAACGCCACCTACGTTCAGGTGATCAAGGCCGACGACCTCCGCTCCGACCCGCGCAACTCGCGGGTGCTGCTGGACGAGTACTCCCGCCAGCGCGGGCAGATCTCGGCCAGCGGCACCGTGCTGGCCAGCTCGGTGGCGACCGAGGACCGCTACAAGTACCTGCGCACCTATCCGACCGATCCCGAGGCTTACGCACCTGCCACCGGTTTCTACTCGATGCAGTACGGCAGCACCGGTTTGGAGCGTGCCGAGGACTCGGTGCTGAACGGCTCCGACAACAAACTGTTCGGCAGCCGCCTCGTCGACCTGGTCTCCGGCCGGGATCCGCGCGGGGGCAACGTGCTCACCACGCTCAACCCGGTGATGCAGCAGGTCGCCTACGACCAGATGACCAGCAAGGGCTACACCGGCTCGGTGGTGGCTATCGAGCCGAGCACGGGCAAGATTCTCACCATGGTGTCCACGCCGAGCTATGACCCGAACCTGCTGTCGGGGCACGATGGTGCGCGCGGCACCCAGGCGTGGGAAACCCTGAGTGCGGATCCTCGCCATCCCATGTTGAATCGCGCTATCTCACAGACCTATCCGCCCGGATCCACATTCAAAGTGGTGGTCACCGCCGCCGCGCTGGCCAACGGCACCGCGACCCCCGACGACCAGTTCACCGCGGCACCGAATATCGAGCTGCCCGGCACCACCACCAAGCTGGAGAACTACAACGGCTCCACCTGCGGCCCCAACCCCACCGCTTCGCTCTTCGAGGCGTTCCGGCGCTCGTGCAACACGGCCTTCGCCGAACTCGGCGTCAAGATCGGCGCGGCGAATCTCGAGGACGAGGCCGCCGCGTTCGGCGTCGGCCCGCACCGCGGCATCCCGATGCCGGTGGCGGAGAGCACCGTCGGCCCCATCCCCGACAACGCCGCGCTGGCCCAGAGCAGCATCGGGCAGCGGGATGTCGCCTTGACCCCGCTGCAGAACGCGGTCGTCGCGGCAACCATCGCCAACGGCGGCGTCCGCATGGAGCCCTACCTCGTCGATCAGCTGCAAGGCCCGGATCTGAGCGAGCTGTCCAAGACCAAGCCGGTCTCGGTCGGCCAGGCGGTCAGCGCAGAGGTAGCGTCGACACTGACCAACCTGATGATCGCGTCGGAGAGCAATACCGCCGGAGGTGGCCAGTCCCGCTATCAGATCGCGTCCAAGACCGGCACCGCGGAGCACGGAACCAACCCGCGCCAGACGCCGCCGCACGCTTGGTACATCGCGTTCGCCCCCGCGCAGAACCCGAAGATCGCCATCGCGGTGATCGTGGAGAACGGCGGGGACCGGGCGCTTGCCGCGACCGGCGGCTCGGTGGCCGCGCCGGTGGCTCGCGCGGTCCTGGACGCGGGTCTTCGAGGGGGCTGA
- a CDS encoding FtsW/RodA/SpoVE family cell cycle protein, whose amino-acid sequence MSAPAPPPAGAFPSPPGGFAPAPPPSTRRNVELLLLAAAAVITTVSLFLVEASQEQSITWDIARYGLAYLALFGIAHLAVRRFAPFADPLLLPIVALLNGLGLVLIHRLDLADQQTAAYNSWAIPSPDATQQILWTALGTLVFITLLIALSDYRTLARYSYTLGLIGLVALAIPAILPSKFSETNGAKIWIRLPGFSVQPGEFAKILLIVFFASVLVAKRELFTAAGRHVLGMEFPRGRDLGPILAVWIVCIGVLVFEKDLGTSLLIFSTVLVMLYIATERVGWLVIGGGLLALGFFFAYQLFGHVRVRVETWLHPFDDYNNTGYQISQSLFGLATGGLAGTGLGSGRPNQVPFAKTDFIVTTIGEELGLIGLTAVLVLFLVFVVRGLRTALAVRDSFGKLLAAGLSFTIAIQLFVVVGGVTKLIPLTGLTTPFMSYGGSSLLANYALLALLIKISDAARAPAPVRKKEPAPIADAQTEFLRRDAGRPEAGAAI is encoded by the coding sequence ATGTCCGCACCGGCACCGCCGCCGGCTGGAGCCTTTCCCAGTCCCCCGGGCGGCTTCGCTCCCGCGCCACCGCCGAGCACCAGACGAAATGTCGAACTGTTGCTGCTCGCCGCGGCGGCGGTGATCACGACGGTGTCCCTCTTCCTGGTGGAAGCCAGTCAGGAACAGTCGATCACCTGGGATATCGCCAGGTACGGTCTGGCGTACCTGGCGTTGTTCGGGATCGCGCACTTGGCGGTGCGGCGCTTCGCTCCGTTCGCCGATCCGCTGCTGCTGCCGATCGTCGCGTTGCTCAACGGTCTCGGGCTCGTGCTGATCCATCGGCTCGACCTGGCCGATCAGCAGACCGCCGCCTACAACTCGTGGGCGATTCCCTCCCCCGACGCCACGCAGCAGATCCTGTGGACGGCGCTGGGCACGCTCGTGTTCATCACCCTGCTGATCGCTCTGAGCGACTACCGCACGCTGGCTCGGTACAGCTACACATTGGGCCTGATCGGCCTTGTCGCACTGGCCATTCCGGCCATCCTGCCGAGCAAGTTCTCCGAGACCAACGGCGCGAAGATCTGGATCCGGCTGCCCGGGTTCAGCGTCCAGCCCGGCGAGTTCGCGAAGATCCTGCTGATCGTCTTCTTCGCCTCGGTGCTGGTCGCCAAGCGCGAGCTGTTCACCGCGGCAGGCCGCCACGTGCTCGGCATGGAATTCCCGCGCGGCCGCGATCTCGGCCCCATCCTCGCGGTCTGGATCGTGTGCATCGGCGTACTGGTGTTCGAGAAAGACCTCGGTACCTCGCTGCTGATCTTCAGCACCGTGCTGGTGATGCTCTACATCGCCACGGAACGGGTCGGCTGGCTGGTCATCGGCGGCGGGCTGCTCGCGCTGGGGTTCTTCTTCGCATACCAGTTGTTCGGCCACGTCCGGGTCCGGGTGGAGACCTGGCTGCACCCGTTCGACGACTACAACAACACCGGCTATCAGATCTCGCAGTCGCTGTTCGGGCTGGCCACGGGCGGTCTCGCGGGTACCGGCCTTGGCAGCGGCAGACCCAACCAGGTGCCCTTCGCCAAGACCGACTTCATCGTCACCACGATCGGCGAGGAACTCGGGCTGATCGGGCTCACCGCGGTCCTGGTGCTGTTCCTGGTGTTCGTGGTGCGCGGGCTGCGCACGGCGCTCGCGGTGCGTGACAGCTTCGGCAAGCTGCTCGCGGCCGGCCTGTCGTTCACCATCGCGATCCAGTTGTTCGTCGTCGTCGGCGGTGTGACCAAACTGATTCCGCTGACCGGTCTCACCACACCGTTCATGTCCTACGGCGGCTCCTCGCTGCTGGCCAACTACGCATTGCTGGCTCTGCTGATCAAGATCTCCGACGCCGCCCGCGCGCCCGCTCCGGTGCGCAAGAAGGAACCGGCGCCGATCGCCGACGCGCAGACCGAGTTTCTGCGCCGCGACGCGGGACGACCGGAAGCGGGGGCCGCGATATGA
- a CDS encoding PP2C family protein-serine/threonine phosphatase: protein MTLVLRYAARSDRGLVRGNNEDSVYAGARLLALADGMGGHAAGEVASQLMIAALAHLDDDEPGDDLLGKLDAATREGNAAIADQVEEEPELDGMGTTLTAVLFAGKKLGLVHIGDSRAYLLRGGELTQITRDDTFVQSLVDEGRITPEQAHTHPQRSLIMRALTGNEIEPTLIMRESRAGDRYLLCSDGLSDVVSDETIANTMREGTTDECADRLIELALRSGGPDNVTVVVADVIDLDYGQSHPIVAGAASGVDEDTPPPNTAAGRASALRPPRSAPRRAAAAPEPPAEKSRRLRWIVLALALVVAVCIGLLVGYKMIRSNYYVGANDGSVVILRGLPGSILGYSIHDVNLVGCVTRNGELTLAEPGKDLPSSCKPLKVSDLKQTGRDQVDKGLPPGSLDKAKDAMTYLAQRELLPPCPAKESAPQPGVLPPAEPAPNGAPPAPASPAPAPAPEQGDARGTEVKTPTKSEAPASPSSTSPNPQTAGENCRVTD, encoded by the coding sequence GTGACACTTGTTCTCCGCTACGCAGCGCGCAGCGATCGCGGTCTCGTCCGAGGCAACAACGAAGATTCCGTGTACGCGGGCGCACGACTGCTCGCACTCGCCGACGGTATGGGCGGCCACGCCGCGGGAGAAGTCGCGTCCCAGTTGATGATCGCCGCGCTGGCCCACCTCGATGACGACGAACCGGGCGACGACCTGCTCGGCAAGCTCGACGCGGCGACCCGCGAGGGTAACGCCGCCATCGCCGATCAGGTCGAGGAGGAGCCCGAACTCGACGGCATGGGCACCACGCTCACCGCAGTCCTGTTCGCGGGCAAGAAACTCGGCCTCGTGCACATCGGCGACTCGCGCGCGTATCTGCTGCGCGGTGGCGAGCTCACCCAGATCACCCGGGACGACACGTTCGTCCAGTCGCTGGTCGACGAGGGCAGGATCACGCCCGAGCAGGCGCACACGCACCCGCAGCGGTCGCTGATCATGCGTGCGCTCACCGGAAACGAGATCGAGCCCACGCTGATCATGCGTGAGTCGCGCGCCGGGGACCGGTACCTGCTGTGTTCCGACGGCCTGTCGGACGTGGTCAGCGACGAGACGATCGCGAACACGATGCGCGAGGGCACCACCGACGAATGCGCCGATCGGCTCATCGAGCTCGCGTTGCGCAGCGGCGGTCCCGACAACGTGACCGTCGTCGTGGCCGACGTCATCGATCTGGACTACGGCCAGAGCCACCCGATCGTTGCGGGCGCCGCCTCCGGCGTGGACGAGGACACGCCACCGCCGAACACGGCCGCGGGCCGCGCCTCCGCGCTGCGTCCGCCTCGTTCCGCGCCGCGCCGGGCAGCCGCCGCGCCGGAGCCGCCCGCCGAGAAGTCACGGCGGCTGCGGTGGATCGTGCTCGCGTTGGCGCTGGTCGTCGCCGTCTGCATCGGACTCCTGGTCGGGTACAAGATGATCCGCAGCAACTACTACGTCGGAGCCAACGACGGCTCGGTGGTGATCCTGCGCGGCTTGCCCGGATCCATCCTGGGTTACTCGATCCACGACGTGAACCTGGTCGGCTGTGTGACCCGCAACGGTGAACTCACCCTGGCCGAGCCGGGCAAGGACCTGCCGTCCTCGTGCAAGCCGCTGAAGGTCAGCGATCTGAAGCAGACCGGCCGCGATCAGGTGGACAAGGGGTTGCCGCCGGGTTCGCTGGACAAGGCCAAGGACGCGATGACCTATCTCGCCCAGCGAGAGCTGTTGCCGCCGTGCCCGGCCAAGGAATCGGCGCCGCAACCGGGGGTGCTCCCGCCGGCCGAGCCCGCGCCCAACGGCGCTCCTCCCGCCCCGGCGTCGCCCGCCCCTGCTCCGGCGCCGGAGCAGGGTGACGCACGCGGCACCGAGGTCAAGACACCGACGAAGTCGGAGGCTCCTGCCTCGCCGTCGAGCACGTCGCCGAACCCCCAGACCGCGGGGGAGAACTGTCGGGTGACGGACTGA
- a CDS encoding FHA domain-containing protein FhaB/FipA → MQGLILQLTRAGFLLLLWLFVWAVLRTLRSDIYAASGIRIQPRAARGSAVLPSFSRGQKGAKFLVVTQGSLAGTRISLGTQPVLIGRADDSTLVLTDDYASTRHARLSPRGDDWYVEDLGSTNGTYLDRAKVTTAVRVPLGTPVRVGKTVIELRS, encoded by the coding sequence GTGCAGGGACTGATCCTGCAACTGACCCGTGCGGGGTTCCTTCTGCTGTTGTGGTTGTTCGTGTGGGCTGTGCTGCGCACGTTGCGCAGCGACATCTACGCGGCATCCGGCATTCGGATCCAGCCCAGGGCCGCACGCGGTTCCGCGGTGCTGCCGTCCTTCAGCCGGGGCCAGAAGGGCGCCAAATTTCTTGTGGTGACGCAGGGTTCACTGGCCGGCACCCGCATCTCGCTCGGCACTCAACCGGTGCTGATCGGGCGTGCGGACGATTCCACGCTGGTACTCACCGATGATTACGCCTCGACCAGACATGCGCGGCTGTCTCCGCGTGGTGACGACTGGTACGTGGAAGACCTCGGCTCGACGAACGGCACGTACCTCGATCGCGCGAAAGTCACGACCGCGGTCCGAGTTCCACTCGGCACGCCTGTCCGTGTCGGCAAAACAGTGATCGAGCTGCGATCGTGA
- a CDS encoding FhaA domain-containing protein: MGIVSRFERRLQGAVGDVFARVFGGSVVPQEVEAALQREAADHVQDVGGGHLLAPNSYVITINSSDHQQLDADHDLTTRAFAKHLQDYIREQGWQTYGDVHVAFEASPTLHTGQFRASGRVDPDVGHRASAARGPESPPQRPANPQPGAGPMTQNSGYDPSREPAESDPRNRGYAPPPAGRGGPQNGAYRDDYGRGGAYDQAPDAQQGYSDYQNGYDYQQGGQGYGQQGYADQGYGQQGYADQGYGQQQGYADQGYGQQQGYADQGYGQQQGYADQGYGQQQGYADQGYGQQQGYADQGYGQQNQGYGQSGYAQPGYNDPGYGDQNYPDQGGYGQDDQGGYGQAYSQQQGYGAPQGYGGQGYGATPQAGSGYSATLQLDDGSGRTYQLREGSNIIGRGQDAHFRLPDTGVSRRHIEVRWDGQTAMLSDLGSTNGTLVNGSPVQDWQLADGDVIRAGHSEILIRIV, encoded by the coding sequence ATGGGCATCGTTTCGCGGTTCGAGCGTCGCCTGCAAGGCGCGGTCGGTGACGTATTCGCCAGAGTGTTCGGTGGCAGCGTCGTGCCCCAGGAGGTGGAGGCGGCGCTGCAACGCGAGGCCGCCGATCATGTCCAGGATGTCGGCGGCGGGCATCTGCTGGCGCCTAACAGCTATGTGATCACGATCAACTCATCGGATCATCAGCAACTGGACGCCGACCACGACCTCACCACACGCGCGTTCGCCAAACATCTACAGGACTACATCCGCGAGCAAGGCTGGCAGACCTACGGCGACGTACACGTGGCGTTCGAGGCATCCCCTACGCTGCACACCGGACAGTTCAGGGCAAGTGGCCGCGTCGATCCCGATGTCGGCCATAGAGCCAGCGCGGCTCGCGGCCCCGAATCACCGCCACAACGACCTGCAAACCCGCAACCAGGAGCTGGCCCCATGACGCAGAACTCAGGCTACGACCCGAGCCGTGAGCCCGCGGAGTCCGATCCACGCAACCGCGGGTACGCTCCACCGCCTGCTGGTCGCGGCGGTCCGCAGAACGGCGCGTACCGCGACGACTACGGCCGCGGTGGCGCGTACGACCAGGCTCCGGACGCACAACAGGGTTACAGCGACTACCAGAACGGCTACGACTACCAGCAGGGTGGCCAAGGCTATGGCCAGCAGGGCTACGCCGATCAAGGCTATGGCCAGCAGGGCTACGCCGACCAGGGTTACGGCCAGCAGCAGGGCTACGCCGACCAGGGTTACGGCCAGCAGCAGGGCTACGCCGACCAGGGTTACGGCCAGCAGCAGGGCTACGCCGACCAGGGCTACGGCCAGCAGCAGGGCTACGCCGACCAGGGCTACGGCCAGCAGCAGGGCTACGCCGACCAGGGCTACGGCCAGCAAAACCAGGGCTATGGCCAGTCCGGGTACGCCCAGCCGGGCTACAACGACCCGGGCTACGGCGATCAGAACTACCCCGATCAGGGCGGCTACGGCCAGGATGACCAGGGCGGTTACGGCCAGGCCTACTCGCAGCAGCAGGGCTACGGCGCGCCGCAGGGCTACGGCGGCCAGGGCTACGGCGCCACGCCGCAGGCGGGTTCGGGCTACTCGGCTACCCTGCAGCTGGACGACGGCAGCGGCCGGACTTACCAGCTACGGGAAGGCAGCAACATCATCGGCCGCGGCCAGGACGCGCACTTCCGCCTGCCCGACACGGGCGTCTCGCGCAGGCACATCGAGGTGCGCTGGGATGGCCAGACCGCGATGTTGTCCGATCTCGGCTCCACCAACGGCACCTTGGTCAACGGTTCTCCCGTGCAGGATTGGCAGCTCGCCGACGGCGACGTCATCCGTGCCGGGCACTCCGAGATCCTGATCCGTATCGTCTGA
- a CDS encoding ester cyclase encodes MSLEANKSLIRRFYQEIDAGNIDAMDELVAEDYLDHSPPPFPGIGPGREGLKQAFRMFWEATPGRHEIEDQLAEGDRVVTRITAYGRHTGDLPGIPATGRELTMTGTAIHRIQDGKIAEKWSDKDVLGFLQQLGVLPAAAGP; translated from the coding sequence ATGTCGCTGGAAGCGAACAAGTCTCTGATCCGCCGGTTCTATCAAGAGATCGACGCGGGAAACATCGACGCCATGGACGAACTCGTCGCCGAGGACTACCTCGATCATTCGCCTCCCCCGTTCCCCGGCATCGGTCCGGGCCGCGAGGGCCTGAAGCAGGCGTTTCGTATGTTCTGGGAGGCCACCCCTGGGCGGCACGAGATCGAGGATCAGCTCGCCGAAGGCGACCGTGTCGTCACCCGGATCACCGCATATGGTCGCCACACCGGGGACCTGCCGGGTATACCGGCAACCGGTCGCGAACTGACGATGACCGGCACAGCGATCCACCGGATCCAGGACGGCAAAATTGCCGAGAAATGGTCCGACAAGGACGTGCTCGGGTTTTTGCAGCAGTTGGGTGTACTTCCGGCCGCCGCAGGGCCGTGA
- a CDS encoding alpha-L-fucosidase: MERLGEGQYEASLESLAARSVPTWFGDAKFGIFVHWGLFSVPGFAPRGSYADALRDDYDHAMTRNPYAEQYMNMMRDPGGPTAEYHRRHFGDLPYEGFKAMFEEGLKDWSADEWAETFRRAGAQYVVMVTKHHDGFALWPTEVRNPHRPGWFAERDLVGELAAAVRERGMKFGVYYSGGIDWTFQSKVMKTLGDYIYSPHASGYPAYADAQVRELITRYEPDILWNDISWPTGQKQLFALFAHYYNTVPDGVVNDRWQTASWGRTVMRSRLARAGFDLLMKQLIKAKQDFVHSAPAPVLPHSDFTTREYTRFDTTQTRKWEATRGIGNSFGFNRNETDADYASFEQELFPAFADAVAKNGNLLLNVGPSGGAGIIPAVQLSRLGAFGDWLRANGAAIYDTNPYDEPQGATTDGLPVRTTRSGSAVNVVVVGYPRGREVVVQGLALPGSAGTLLADGSSVRVDRRGGDTVLRFSRDLDSVYSPAVAIPLS; encoded by the coding sequence ATGGAGCGGCTCGGGGAAGGACAGTACGAGGCTTCGCTGGAATCGCTGGCGGCTCGCTCCGTGCCGACTTGGTTCGGGGATGCCAAGTTCGGCATATTCGTTCACTGGGGTCTGTTCTCGGTGCCGGGGTTCGCGCCGAGGGGGAGCTATGCCGACGCGCTTCGCGACGACTACGACCATGCGATGACCCGGAACCCGTATGCCGAGCAATACATGAACATGATGAGGGATCCCGGGGGACCGACAGCCGAATACCACAGGCGGCATTTCGGAGACTTGCCGTATGAGGGCTTCAAGGCCATGTTCGAGGAAGGGCTGAAGGACTGGAGCGCGGACGAGTGGGCCGAGACGTTCCGCAGGGCGGGCGCGCAGTACGTCGTGATGGTTACCAAGCACCATGACGGGTTCGCGTTGTGGCCGACGGAGGTGCGTAATCCGCATCGCCCCGGCTGGTTCGCCGAGCGTGACCTGGTCGGCGAGCTGGCGGCGGCGGTCCGCGAGCGGGGGATGAAATTCGGCGTCTACTACTCGGGAGGGATCGACTGGACCTTCCAGTCGAAAGTGATGAAGACCCTCGGGGACTACATCTACTCCCCGCACGCCAGCGGCTACCCCGCGTACGCCGACGCGCAGGTGCGGGAGCTCATCACCCGCTACGAGCCGGACATCTTGTGGAATGACATTTCCTGGCCGACCGGGCAGAAGCAGTTGTTCGCATTGTTCGCCCACTACTACAACACCGTGCCGGACGGTGTCGTCAACGACCGATGGCAGACCGCCTCGTGGGGCAGGACGGTGATGCGCTCGAGGCTCGCCCGCGCTGGTTTCGACCTGCTGATGAAGCAGCTGATCAAGGCGAAGCAGGATTTCGTGCACAGTGCCCCGGCACCGGTCCTGCCGCATTCCGATTTCACCACCCGCGAATACACCCGGTTCGACACGACTCAGACGAGGAAGTGGGAGGCCACCCGAGGCATCGGCAACTCGTTCGGCTTCAACCGGAACGAGACAGACGCGGATTACGCGTCCTTCGAGCAGGAGCTGTTCCCGGCTTTCGCCGACGCCGTCGCCAAGAACGGCAACTTACTGCTCAATGTCGGCCCGAGCGGCGGGGCGGGCATCATCCCAGCGGTGCAGCTCAGCCGACTCGGCGCCTTCGGTGACTGGCTTCGGGCCAATGGCGCAGCGATCTACGACACCAACCCGTACGACGAACCGCAGGGTGCGACGACCGACGGGCTGCCGGTGCGGACCACGCGCAGCGGCAGTGCCGTCAATGTGGTGGTGGTCGGATACCCGAGGGGACGCGAGGTGGTCGTGCAGGGACTCGCGCTGCCGGGCTCGGCGGGCACATTGCTGGCAGACGGGAGTTCGGTGCGAGTGGACCGGCGTGGCGGTGACACCGTCCTCAGGTTCTCCCGTGATTTGGACTCGGTCTACTCTCCAGCGGTGGCCATTCCGCTGTCGTGA
- a CDS encoding TetR/AcrR family transcriptional regulator — MTSTADGSIPSLRRGQIIDSAIELIAEVGHARTSLSRIAEKAGVSKAAVLYHFTNKDELLDEVLNRVIGGLVEQVESAVHAAGTPAEAVSAYIRAMIGHLTAHPAHVRAITEALAIAELAGHQTIRADASRWKVLAELLAAGQAAGQLRDFDVKTTAVVIGGAIDGLVGQWLAEPDFDLRVAADELETLVQRAITI, encoded by the coding sequence GTGACCAGCACTGCGGATGGATCCATCCCGAGCCTCCGTCGGGGGCAGATCATCGACAGTGCGATCGAGCTGATCGCCGAAGTGGGGCATGCGCGTACGTCGCTGTCGCGGATCGCCGAGAAGGCGGGCGTCTCGAAGGCCGCGGTGCTGTATCACTTCACGAACAAAGACGAGCTTCTCGACGAGGTGCTGAATCGCGTCATCGGAGGTCTGGTCGAGCAGGTGGAGAGCGCCGTGCACGCGGCGGGCACACCGGCCGAGGCGGTGAGCGCCTACATCCGGGCGATGATCGGCCATTTGACCGCCCATCCGGCCCACGTCCGGGCGATCACCGAGGCATTGGCCATCGCGGAGCTGGCCGGGCACCAGACGATCCGAGCGGACGCGTCTCGGTGGAAAGTGCTGGCAGAGCTGCTGGCCGCGGGACAGGCGGCGGGTCAGCTGCGCGACTTCGACGTGAAGACGACGGCCGTGGTGATCGGAGGGGCGATCGACGGTCTCGTCGGCCAATGGCTTGCGGAGCCCGATTTCGATCTGCGGGTGGCAGCGGACGAACTGGAGACGCTCGTCCAGCGCGCCATCACTATCTGA